A single genomic interval of Actinomycetes bacterium harbors:
- a CDS encoding DUF503 domain-containing protein, whose amino-acid sequence MYVGTLALDVLLGDIHSLKGKRSVVRPIVAELRRRFDVSAAEAGHLDLHRRALVGVAVVAADRAHCVEVLDACERLVAARPEIDLLSARRTYHADSDD is encoded by the coding sequence GTGTACGTCGGGACGCTCGCGCTGGACGTCCTGCTCGGCGACATCCACTCGCTGAAGGGCAAGCGCAGCGTCGTACGCCCGATCGTCGCCGAGCTGAGACGGCGCTTCGACGTCTCAGCCGCCGAGGCCGGGCACCTGGATCTGCACCGCAGGGCGCTCGTGGGTGTCGCCGTCGTGGCGGCCGACCGGGCCCACTGCGTGGAGGTGCTGGACGCGTGCGAGCGGCTGGTCGCCGCCCGCCCGGAGATCGACCTGCTGTCGGCGCGGCGCACCTACCACGCCGACAGTGACGACTAG
- the rbfA gene encoding 30S ribosome-binding factor RbfA: MTNDARARKLADRIRVIVAETLEKRVKDPRLGFVTITDARITGDLREATVFYTVYGSEEERAATATALESAKGVLRSEVGRQTGVRHTPSLVFVADAVPENAAHIEDLLHVARAADAQVHEVAAQATYAGDADPYRAAHEDADADSSSLA, encoded by the coding sequence GTGACCAACGACGCACGCGCCCGCAAGCTGGCGGACCGGATCCGGGTCATCGTGGCCGAGACGCTCGAGAAGCGGGTCAAGGACCCGCGGCTCGGGTTCGTCACGATCACCGATGCCCGCATCACCGGCGACCTGCGCGAGGCCACGGTCTTCTACACCGTGTACGGCTCCGAGGAGGAGCGCGCCGCGACGGCGACGGCCCTCGAGTCGGCCAAAGGCGTGCTGCGCTCGGAGGTGGGCCGTCAGACGGGGGTCCGGCACACGCCGAGCCTGGTGTTCGTCGCTGACGCCGTGCCCGAGAACGCCGCGCACATCGAGGACCTGCTCCACGTCGCCCGCGCGGCGGACGCCCAGGTGCACGAGGTCGCCGCGCAGGCGACGTACGCCGGCGACGCCGACCCCTACCGCGCTGCCCACGAGGACGCCGACGCCGACTCCTCCTCGTTGGCATGA
- the truB gene encoding tRNA pseudouridine(55) synthase TruB translates to MATEGARSGLVVVDKPSGWTSHDVVARVRRLAGTRRVGHAGTLDPMATGVLVLGLERATKLLGHLALRDKAYDATLRLGVATTTDDAEGEVVSAADASGITEEAVRAGAADLTGALLQVPSAVSAIKVDGVRAYARVRAGESVELSARPVTVTAFDVLALRPGDGVLDVDVHVECSTGTYVRALARDLGTALRVGGHLTALRRTRVGEFGLDDARTLDQLERDFVSIPLEVALGRSFPRRDVGAELARAVTHGGRVPLAGETGPTAVYGPDGTALALMAPMPPDDPTALAPLVVLTPA, encoded by the coding sequence ATGGCTACGGAAGGCGCCCGGAGCGGGCTGGTCGTCGTCGACAAGCCGTCCGGCTGGACCTCCCACGACGTCGTGGCCCGGGTCCGCCGGCTGGCCGGGACACGGCGGGTCGGTCATGCCGGCACCCTGGACCCGATGGCGACCGGTGTCCTGGTGCTGGGGCTGGAGCGCGCGACCAAGCTGCTCGGCCACCTGGCGCTGCGCGACAAAGCCTACGACGCGACCCTTCGACTCGGCGTCGCGACGACGACGGACGACGCCGAGGGCGAGGTGGTCTCCGCGGCGGATGCCTCCGGCATCACCGAGGAGGCGGTACGTGCGGGAGCAGCCGACCTGACCGGCGCCCTCCTTCAGGTGCCGTCCGCGGTGTCCGCCATCAAGGTGGACGGGGTCCGCGCGTACGCCCGCGTGCGCGCTGGGGAGTCCGTCGAGCTCAGCGCCCGACCGGTCACCGTCACCGCGTTCGACGTGCTCGCGCTGCGCCCTGGTGACGGCGTCCTCGACGTGGACGTGCACGTCGAGTGCTCGACCGGCACCTATGTGCGCGCCCTCGCCCGTGACCTCGGCACGGCGCTGAGGGTGGGTGGGCACCTCACCGCGTTGCGGCGTACCAGGGTCGGCGAGTTCGGTCTCGACGACGCGCGGACGCTGGACCAGCTCGAGCGGGACTTCGTGTCGATCCCCCTCGAGGTGGCGCTGGGTCGGTCCTTCCCGCGTCGAGACGTGGGCGCGGAGCTGGCCCGAGCGGTCACCCACGGCGGGCGGGTGCCGTTGGCGGGTGAGACCGGCCCCACCGCCGTCTACGGCCCTGACGGCACCGCCCTCGCCCTGATGGCGCCGATGCCCCCGGACGACCCCACCGCCCTCGCCCCGCTCGTCGTCCTCACTCCCGCCTAG
- a CDS encoding amino acid deaminase/aldolase, giving the protein MTDRTRRSAVSPWDRLEAATAALDPPFAVVDLVAFDANAADLTRRADHTPIRVASKSVRCRELLRRVLARPGYAGVLAYTLREALWLSRGESPVSGDVVVGYPSVDRAALAELAASPAAAESVTLMVDSVDHLDLIDSVVAASRRPEIRVCIDLDASLRLLGGRVHLGVRRSPVHTPEQAATLARCVLARPGFRLEGLMAYEAQVAGVGDAPPGRPVRGLAVRGMQALSVRQVATRRAAVVTAVSEVAPLRFVNGGGTGSLERTAREPWVTELAAGSGLFAPTLFDAYRSFAPTPAAGYALPVVRRPAPGVVTVAGGGWPASGPPGPDRVPTPVHPAGLRLLPAESAGEVQTPLRGAAADRLRVGDRVWFRHAKAGELCERVDVLHLVDEAGQVETVPTYRGEARTFG; this is encoded by the coding sequence ATCACCGACCGCACGCGCCGCAGCGCAGTCTCCCCCTGGGACCGGCTGGAGGCCGCGACCGCCGCGCTGGACCCGCCCTTCGCCGTGGTGGACCTGGTGGCCTTCGACGCCAACGCGGCCGACCTGACCCGCCGGGCCGACCACACGCCGATCCGGGTCGCGAGCAAGTCGGTGCGCTGTCGGGAGCTGCTCCGCCGGGTGCTGGCCCGACCCGGGTACGCCGGCGTGCTCGCCTACACCCTGCGGGAGGCGCTCTGGCTCTCCCGCGGTGAGTCGCCGGTCAGCGGCGACGTGGTCGTGGGCTACCCCAGCGTGGACCGGGCCGCGCTCGCCGAGCTGGCCGCCTCCCCGGCCGCGGCCGAGTCGGTGACGCTGATGGTCGACTCGGTGGACCACCTCGACCTCATCGACTCCGTCGTCGCGGCGTCGCGGCGACCCGAGATCAGGGTGTGCATCGACCTGGACGCCTCGCTGCGGCTGCTCGGTGGCCGCGTCCACCTGGGCGTACGCCGCTCCCCGGTGCACACGCCCGAGCAAGCGGCGACCCTCGCCCGCTGCGTCCTCGCTCGCCCGGGATTCCGGCTGGAGGGCCTCATGGCCTACGAGGCCCAGGTCGCCGGCGTCGGCGACGCCCCGCCGGGCCGGCCGGTGCGCGGGCTCGCCGTACGAGGGATGCAGGCGCTGTCGGTGCGCCAGGTCGCGACCCGACGGGCGGCCGTCGTGACGGCGGTGTCCGAGGTGGCTCCCCTGCGTTTCGTCAACGGCGGCGGGACCGGCTCGCTCGAACGGACCGCGCGCGAGCCGTGGGTGACCGAGCTCGCCGCCGGCTCGGGGCTGTTCGCGCCCACCCTGTTCGACGCGTACCGGTCCTTCGCCCCCACCCCGGCAGCCGGGTACGCCCTGCCGGTCGTCCGTCGCCCGGCGCCCGGCGTGGTGACCGTCGCCGGGGGCGGTTGGCCGGCCTCCGGCCCGCCGGGGCCTGACCGCGTGCCGACGCCGGTGCACCCGGCCGGGCTTCGGTTGCTGCCGGCCGAGTCCGCCGGCGAGGTGCAGACGCCGCTGCGCGGCGCAGCGGCGGACCGGCTCCGGGTCGGCGACCGCGTCTGGTTCCGCCACGCCAAGGCCGGCGAGCTCTGCGAACGCGTGGACGTCCTGCACCTGGTGGACGAGGCGGGGCAGGTCGAGACCGTCCCGACGTACCGCGGCGAGGCGCGCACCTTCGGCTGA
- a CDS encoding D-arabinono-1,4-lactone oxidase has translation MSEQWANWAGNQSVTGIVTAHPRGPEEIAAVLLRASGEGRRVRPVGSGHSFTGIACPDPGSVQLVLDRWSDAVSVDAANGLVTVQAGMPLHRLNRLLEAAGLAMANLGDIEQQTISGALSTGTHGTGAAYGGLATQLRALELVLPDGSLLRCSAEENPDVFAAARVGLGALGVVSTLTLAVVPLFAIRAEEGPMPLEETLARFDELVAAHDHVEFYWFPHSRMTLLKRNTRLPLEAGLAPLPAWREWWDDEFLSNTVFGGLVALGRRFPGVVRPSARVASRALGARTFTDVSHKVFTSPRRVRFLEMEYAVARADLLGVVRELVDAVERSELRIAFPVEVRVSAADDITLSTASGRDSGYVAVHLPAGTDPAEYFGILERIAGQVGGRPHWGKLHTLDAEALVDRYPRFEEFQALRKRLDPSGLLGNAYLDRVLGKG, from the coding sequence GTGAGCGAGCAGTGGGCCAACTGGGCCGGGAACCAGAGCGTCACCGGCATCGTGACCGCGCATCCGCGTGGCCCCGAGGAGATCGCGGCGGTCCTGCTGCGCGCGTCCGGCGAGGGGCGCCGGGTACGTCCGGTGGGCAGCGGCCACTCCTTCACCGGCATCGCCTGCCCCGATCCCGGCTCGGTGCAGCTGGTCCTCGACCGATGGTCGGATGCCGTCAGCGTCGACGCCGCGAACGGGCTGGTCACGGTGCAGGCGGGGATGCCCCTGCACCGCCTCAACCGCCTGCTCGAGGCAGCCGGCCTGGCGATGGCCAACCTCGGGGACATCGAGCAGCAGACCATCTCGGGCGCGCTGTCGACGGGGACGCACGGCACGGGAGCGGCGTACGGCGGACTCGCCACCCAGCTGCGCGCGCTGGAGCTGGTGCTGCCCGACGGGTCGCTGCTGCGCTGCTCGGCGGAAGAGAACCCCGACGTCTTCGCCGCGGCGCGGGTCGGCCTGGGGGCGCTCGGCGTCGTGTCCACGCTCACCCTCGCGGTCGTTCCCCTGTTCGCGATCCGCGCGGAGGAGGGCCCGATGCCGCTGGAAGAGACCCTGGCGCGCTTCGACGAGCTCGTCGCCGCCCACGACCACGTCGAGTTCTACTGGTTCCCGCACTCCCGGATGACCCTGCTCAAGCGGAACACCCGGCTGCCGCTCGAGGCGGGGCTGGCGCCGCTGCCGGCCTGGCGCGAGTGGTGGGACGACGAGTTCCTGTCGAACACTGTCTTCGGCGGCCTGGTCGCCCTCGGCCGGCGCTTCCCCGGGGTGGTCCGCCCCTCGGCCAGGGTCGCCTCGCGCGCGCTCGGCGCACGGACGTTCACCGACGTCTCGCACAAGGTGTTCACCTCGCCGCGTCGAGTGCGCTTCCTCGAGATGGAGTACGCCGTCGCGCGGGCCGACCTGCTCGGCGTCGTGCGCGAGCTGGTGGACGCCGTCGAGCGCTCCGAGCTGCGCATCGCCTTCCCCGTCGAGGTCCGCGTCTCGGCGGCCGACGACATCACGCTGTCCACGGCGAGCGGCCGCGACAGCGGGTACGTCGCCGTGCACCTGCCCGCCGGCACCGACCCGGCGGAGTACTTCGGCATCCTCGAACGCATCGCCGGGCAGGTCGGGGGGCGCCCGCACTGGGGCAAGCTGCACACCCTCGACGCGGAGGCCCTCGTCGACCGCTACCCCCGGTTCGAGGAGTTCCAGGCGCTGCGCAAGCGGCTCGACCCCTCGGGCCTGCTGGGCAACGCCTACCTCGACCGCGTGCTGGGCAAGGGGTGA
- a CDS encoding MFS transporter → MSEPAGAPADRWVVVAGYALVSSANQMLWLTFAPVTTVAAAHYGVSESAIGWLAEIFPLLYVVLALPAGAVLDRWFRPGLLVGAWLTAGGAALRLGGGYGAALAGQLLIAVAQPLVLNALTKVASGYVRPARRPTGIAAGSASVFAGMVLALVMGAALDQAGDIPRLLQLGATYAVVSAAVLTIVLRHAPAYAPALGAGGLARVRTVWADPVIRAVTGLALLGFGVFVAVTTWLQALLEPAGVSASTSGLLLLEMVVAGIVGSAVLPPIVVRRDATPGFLRVVVATAAVGCGLLAVLPRIGVAAIALLVIGGALITALPLLLEIVERRAGSSGATAAALLWMSGNLGGILVALLVQGLLSHPSAAFLAMALVLLAGLPLTRRSRLDVGPGSVLVSPHPAG, encoded by the coding sequence GTGAGCGAGCCAGCGGGGGCACCCGCCGACCGCTGGGTGGTGGTCGCCGGCTACGCCCTGGTGTCCTCGGCCAACCAGATGCTGTGGCTGACCTTCGCGCCGGTGACCACCGTGGCCGCGGCGCACTACGGCGTGTCCGAGTCCGCCATCGGCTGGCTCGCCGAGATCTTCCCTCTCCTGTACGTCGTCCTCGCCCTGCCCGCGGGCGCCGTCCTGGACCGCTGGTTCCGGCCCGGCCTGCTCGTGGGCGCGTGGCTCACGGCCGGGGGAGCGGCCCTGCGGCTCGGCGGCGGGTACGGCGCCGCGCTCGCCGGCCAGCTGCTCATCGCGGTTGCGCAGCCCCTGGTGCTCAACGCGCTGACCAAGGTGGCCAGCGGCTACGTGCGGCCCGCCCGCCGGCCCACCGGGATCGCCGCCGGTTCCGCGAGCGTGTTCGCCGGCATGGTGCTCGCGCTCGTCATGGGCGCGGCGCTGGACCAGGCCGGCGACATCCCGCGGCTGCTTCAGCTGGGCGCGACCTACGCCGTGGTCTCGGCCGCCGTCCTGACGATCGTGCTGCGGCACGCGCCGGCGTACGCCCCCGCGCTCGGCGCCGGCGGCCTGGCCCGCGTCCGCACGGTGTGGGCCGACCCGGTCATCCGGGCCGTCACCGGCCTGGCCCTGCTCGGCTTCGGGGTCTTCGTCGCGGTGACCACCTGGCTGCAGGCGCTGCTCGAGCCGGCCGGGGTCAGCGCATCGACCTCGGGGCTGCTCCTGCTGGAGATGGTCGTCGCCGGGATCGTCGGATCGGCGGTGCTGCCCCCCATCGTCGTCCGGCGCGACGCCACGCCCGGCTTCCTACGGGTCGTGGTGGCGACCGCCGCGGTCGGGTGCGGCCTGCTCGCCGTCCTGCCGCGGATCGGCGTGGCCGCCATCGCCCTGCTCGTCATCGGGGGCGCGCTCATCACGGCCCTGCCGTTGCTGCTGGAGATCGTCGAGCGCCGGGCCGGATCCTCGGGCGCCACGGCCGCGGCCCTGCTGTGGATGTCGGGCAACCTCGGCGGGATCCTCGTCGCGCTGCTCGTCCAGGGCCTGCTCTCCCACCCGTCGGCGGCCTTCCTCGCCATGGCCCTCGTCCTGCTCGCCGGATTGCCCCTGACCCGGCGCAGCCGCCTCGACGTCGGGCCGGGCTCGGTCCTGGTCTCCCCGCACCCGGCAGGATGA
- a CDS encoding bifunctional riboflavin kinase/FAD synthetase produces the protein MTTALWRGLDELPASLERSVVTIGVYDGVHLGHRAILARARERADALGAPLVVVTFDPHPSEVVRPGTHPAMLTTLEHRARLLGEAGADAVLVLHFSVQLSRLTPAEFVQIVLVDRLRMVAVVVGANFRFGHRAVGTVETLADLGRELGFEVDGVELVGAGEVRWSSTYVRQCVAEGDTDEAARVLGRPHRVEGVVVHGDHRGRELGYPTANLLVTGPTSIPADGVYAGWLVRASGDSLPAAISVGTNPTFSGAERRVEAYCIDEVGLDLYGEAVAVDFGPRLRDMVRFDAVEPLVAQMREDVDRARAITAG, from the coding sequence GTGACCACGGCACTGTGGCGGGGCCTGGACGAGCTGCCCGCGTCGCTCGAGCGCTCCGTGGTCACCATCGGCGTCTACGACGGCGTGCACCTGGGTCACCGGGCGATCCTCGCCCGGGCCCGGGAGCGCGCGGACGCCCTCGGCGCACCGCTGGTCGTCGTCACCTTCGATCCGCACCCCTCCGAGGTGGTCCGACCGGGGACCCACCCCGCCATGCTCACCACGCTGGAGCACCGGGCCCGCCTGCTCGGCGAGGCCGGGGCCGACGCCGTCCTCGTCCTGCACTTCTCGGTGCAGCTGTCGCGCCTGACGCCGGCCGAGTTCGTCCAGATCGTCCTCGTCGACCGGCTGCGCATGGTGGCGGTGGTCGTCGGGGCCAACTTCCGTTTCGGCCACCGCGCCGTGGGCACCGTCGAGACCCTCGCCGACCTCGGGCGCGAGCTCGGCTTCGAGGTCGACGGTGTCGAGCTGGTCGGGGCGGGGGAGGTGCGCTGGTCCTCGACCTACGTCCGCCAGTGCGTCGCCGAGGGCGACACCGACGAGGCCGCGCGGGTCCTGGGCCGCCCCCACCGCGTCGAGGGCGTGGTCGTGCACGGCGACCACCGCGGTCGAGAGCTCGGCTACCCGACCGCCAACCTCCTCGTCACCGGCCCCACGTCGATCCCGGCGGACGGCGTCTATGCCGGCTGGCTCGTACGGGCCTCCGGCGACTCGCTGCCCGCCGCGATCAGCGTCGGGACCAACCCGACCTTCTCGGGGGCCGAGCGCCGGGTGGAGGCGTACTGCATCGACGAGGTGGGCCTCGACCTCTACGGCGAGGCGGTCGCCGTGGACTTCGGCCCCAGGCTGCGCGACATGGTCCGCTTCGACGCCGTCGAGCCCTTGGTGGCCCAGATGCGCGAGGACGTGGACCGGGCCCGCGCGATCACCGCCGGTTAG
- the rpsO gene encoding 30S ribosomal protein S15, with protein sequence MSIDTAAKKQIMTEYATVENDTGSPEVQVAVLTKRIAQLTEHLKTHKHDHHSRRGLLLLVGRRRRLLQYLQNKDINRYRALIERLGLRR encoded by the coding sequence GTGTCGATCGACACCGCCGCGAAGAAGCAGATCATGACCGAGTACGCGACGGTCGAGAACGACACCGGCAGCCCCGAGGTCCAGGTCGCCGTCCTGACCAAGCGCATCGCCCAGCTCACCGAGCATCTCAAGACGCACAAGCACGACCACCACAGCCGGCGCGGGCTGCTCCTGCTCGTCGGGCGCCGTCGCCGGCTGCTGCAGTACCTCCAGAACAAGGACATCAACCGCTACCGCGCGCTGATCGAGCGCCTCGGTCTGCGTCGGTAG
- a CDS encoding polyribonucleotide nucleotidyltransferase, translating into MSTSSTSTTSTAGPSTAEAVIDNGRFGSRTLSFETGRLARQAAGAVLVQLDGETTVLSATTASKTPKEQFDFFPLTVDVEERMYAAGRIPGSFFRREGRPSEDAILTCRLIDRPLRPSFAKGLRNEIQIVETVLTLHPDDLYDVVAINAASASTQIAGLPFSGPIGGVRVALIEGQWVAFPRHSELERAVFDMVVAGRVVGDDVAIMMVEAEATDRTIELVAGGAGAPTEEVVAQGLEAAKPFIRVLCEAQGRLAAQAQKPVGEFPRFLDYGDDVYEAVEAAVGEPLSAALTIADKQEREAELDRVKALAVDAVAPKFEGREKEIGAAYRSVTKKLVRQRVLRDRIRIDGRGITDIRTLSAEVDVLPRVHGSALFERGETQILGVTTLNMLRMEQQLDTLAPETRKRYMHNYNFPPYSTGETGRVGSPKRREIGHGALAERALVPVLPTREEFPYAIRQVSEAIGSNGSTSMGSVCASTMSLLNAGVPLKAPVAGIAMGLISDTVDGETRYVAITDILGAEDAFGDMDFKVAGTKDFVTALQLDTKLDGIPASVLGQALQQAREARLTILEVMAEAIDGPDEMSPYAPRIITMKIPVDQIGAVIGPKGKMINQIQDDTGADITIEDDGTIYVGAVDGPSAEAARAAINAIANPQMPEVGERYLGTVVKTTTFGAFVSLLPGKDGLLHISQLRKIAGGKRVENVEDVVKVGDKVQVEIAEIDPRGKLSLVPVVEEEPKESAPAAPVEA; encoded by the coding sequence ATCTCCACCTCATCGACCTCAACCACGTCAACTGCTGGCCCATCAACCGCAGAAGCCGTCATCGACAACGGACGCTTCGGGTCCCGCACCCTGTCCTTCGAGACGGGTCGGCTCGCCCGGCAGGCCGCCGGCGCGGTCCTCGTCCAGCTCGACGGCGAGACCACCGTGCTGTCCGCGACCACCGCGTCGAAGACCCCGAAGGAGCAGTTCGACTTCTTCCCGCTCACCGTCGACGTCGAGGAGCGGATGTACGCCGCGGGGCGCATCCCCGGCTCCTTCTTCCGTCGTGAGGGCCGGCCGTCCGAGGACGCGATCCTCACCTGCCGGTTGATCGACCGCCCGCTCCGCCCGTCCTTCGCCAAGGGCCTGCGCAACGAGATCCAGATCGTCGAGACGGTGCTCACCCTGCACCCCGACGACCTCTACGACGTCGTCGCCATCAACGCCGCGTCCGCCTCCACCCAGATCGCCGGCCTGCCCTTCAGCGGCCCGATCGGCGGGGTGCGCGTCGCCCTCATCGAGGGCCAGTGGGTGGCCTTCCCGCGGCACAGCGAGCTGGAGCGGGCCGTCTTCGACATGGTCGTGGCCGGCCGCGTCGTCGGCGACGACGTCGCGATCATGATGGTCGAGGCCGAGGCGACGGACCGCACCATCGAGCTGGTCGCCGGCGGCGCCGGGGCTCCGACCGAAGAGGTCGTGGCGCAGGGCCTGGAGGCGGCGAAGCCGTTCATCCGAGTCCTCTGCGAGGCCCAGGGCCGGCTCGCGGCGCAGGCCCAGAAGCCGGTGGGGGAGTTCCCGCGCTTCCTCGACTACGGCGACGACGTCTACGAGGCGGTCGAGGCCGCGGTCGGCGAGCCGCTGTCGGCCGCGCTGACCATCGCCGACAAGCAGGAGCGCGAGGCCGAGCTCGACCGGGTCAAGGCGCTGGCCGTGGACGCGGTGGCGCCGAAGTTCGAGGGTCGTGAGAAGGAGATCGGGGCGGCGTACCGCTCGGTCACCAAGAAGCTGGTCCGCCAGCGCGTGCTGCGCGACCGGATCCGCATCGACGGCCGTGGCATCACCGACATCCGCACGCTGTCCGCGGAGGTCGACGTCCTCCCGCGGGTGCACGGCTCGGCGCTCTTCGAGCGCGGCGAGACCCAGATCCTCGGGGTCACGACGCTGAACATGCTGCGCATGGAGCAGCAGCTCGACACCCTCGCGCCGGAGACCCGCAAGCGCTACATGCACAACTACAACTTCCCGCCGTACTCGACCGGTGAGACCGGCCGGGTCGGGTCGCCGAAGCGGCGCGAGATCGGGCACGGCGCCCTCGCCGAGCGTGCCCTCGTGCCGGTGCTGCCGACGCGCGAGGAGTTCCCGTACGCGATCCGCCAGGTGTCCGAGGCGATCGGCTCGAACGGCTCGACCTCGATGGGCTCGGTGTGCGCCTCCACGATGTCGCTGCTCAATGCCGGCGTGCCGCTCAAGGCCCCGGTCGCGGGCATCGCGATGGGACTCATCTCGGACACCGTCGACGGCGAGACCCGCTACGTCGCCATCACCGACATCCTCGGTGCCGAGGACGCCTTCGGTGACATGGACTTCAAGGTCGCAGGCACCAAGGACTTCGTGACCGCCCTCCAGCTGGACACCAAGCTCGACGGCATTCCCGCGTCGGTGCTCGGCCAGGCGCTGCAGCAGGCTCGCGAGGCGCGGCTGACCATCCTCGAGGTGATGGCCGAGGCGATCGACGGCCCCGACGAGATGTCGCCGTACGCCCCGCGGATCATCACGATGAAGATCCCGGTCGACCAGATCGGCGCGGTCATCGGGCCCAAGGGAAAGATGATCAACCAGATCCAGGACGACACCGGCGCCGACATCACCATCGAGGACGACGGCACGATCTACGTCGGGGCGGTCGACGGCCCCTCCGCGGAGGCGGCGCGGGCCGCCATCAACGCGATCGCCAACCCGCAGATGCCCGAGGTCGGGGAGCGCTACCTCGGGACCGTGGTCAAGACCACGACCTTCGGGGCGTTCGTCTCGCTGCTGCCCGGCAAGGACGGCCTGCTGCACATCTCGCAGCTGCGCAAGATCGCCGGCGGCAAGCGCGTCGAGAACGTCGAGGACGTCGTCAAGGTCGGCGACAAGGTCCAGGTGGAGATCGCCGAGATCGATCCGCGCGGCAAGCTGTCCCTGGTGCCGGTCGTCGAGGAGGAGCCCAAGGAGTCCGCGCCCGCCGCGCCGGTCGAGGCCTGA
- a CDS encoding pitrilysin family protein, with product MATLLAAEQKPGTTRTLLREPDGGVVRRTVLPGGLRVLSEHVPGVRSAAYGVWVGVGSRDESVRQMGCSHYLEHLLFKGTHRRSALDISAALDAVGGELNAFTAKEYTCFYARVLDADLPLAVDVVSDVVTSALIRGEDVEAERGVILEEIAMRDDDPSDAVHDVFAEQVLGDTPLGRPVIGTVESIGALSRATVHGYWRRNYTPERMVVAAAGNVDHGALLRLVRRAFAGVLERADVDVRPSVPRPDTAATRRGSAVHLTPRRTEQANLVLGGTGVSRLDERRYALSVLNAALGGGMSSRLFQEVREKRGLAYSVYSYNTQYSGAGLFGVYAGCQPGKVDQVIELCRAQLDEVAAHGVTAEEMARGQGQLKGQYVLGLEDTGSRMVRIGKSELVYGEHLSVDEALGRIDAVTLDDVRAVAAEVLDRTPSLSVIGPFDDETRFTSAVA from the coding sequence GTGGCGACCCTTCTCGCCGCCGAGCAGAAGCCCGGCACGACCCGCACTCTGCTGAGGGAGCCCGACGGGGGCGTCGTGCGCCGCACGGTGCTGCCCGGCGGGCTGCGGGTCCTGTCCGAGCACGTCCCGGGGGTCCGCTCGGCGGCGTACGGCGTCTGGGTCGGCGTCGGCAGCCGCGACGAGTCCGTCCGCCAGATGGGTTGCTCTCACTACCTCGAGCACCTGCTCTTCAAGGGCACGCACCGCCGCTCCGCCCTGGACATCTCCGCGGCGCTGGACGCCGTCGGCGGTGAGCTGAACGCGTTCACCGCCAAGGAGTACACCTGCTTCTACGCGCGGGTGCTCGACGCTGACCTGCCGCTCGCCGTCGACGTCGTCTCCGACGTCGTGACCTCGGCGCTCATCCGCGGCGAGGACGTCGAGGCGGAGCGCGGGGTGATCCTCGAGGAGATCGCCATGCGCGACGACGACCCCTCCGATGCCGTGCACGACGTCTTCGCCGAGCAGGTCCTCGGCGACACCCCGCTCGGCCGGCCGGTCATCGGGACGGTCGAGTCGATCGGGGCGCTCTCCCGCGCGACCGTCCACGGGTACTGGCGGCGCAACTACACCCCGGAGCGCATGGTGGTGGCCGCTGCCGGCAACGTCGACCACGGTGCCCTCCTGCGGCTGGTCCGGCGGGCCTTCGCCGGTGTGCTCGAGCGCGCCGACGTCGACGTACGGCCATCCGTCCCGCGCCCCGACACGGCCGCCACCCGGCGCGGCTCGGCCGTCCACCTCACGCCCCGGCGTACCGAGCAGGCCAACCTCGTCCTGGGCGGCACCGGCGTGAGCCGCCTCGACGAGCGGCGCTACGCCCTGTCGGTGCTGAACGCGGCGCTCGGCGGCGGGATGTCCAGCCGGCTGTTCCAGGAGGTGCGGGAGAAGCGCGGGCTGGCGTACTCGGTGTACTCCTACAACACGCAGTACTCGGGGGCGGGCCTCTTCGGGGTCTACGCAGGTTGCCAGCCCGGCAAGGTGGACCAGGTCATCGAGCTGTGCCGCGCCCAGCTCGACGAAGTCGCCGCCCACGGCGTCACGGCCGAGGAGATGGCCCGCGGGCAGGGCCAACTGAAGGGCCAGTACGTCCTCGGGCTGGAGGACACCGGCTCCCGGATGGTCCGCATCGGCAAGAGCGAGCTCGTGTACGGCGAGCACCTCAGCGTCGACGAGGCGCTCGGCCGCATCGACGCTGTGACCCTGGACGACGTACGTGCGGTCGCCGCCGAGGTGCTGGACCGAACGCCCTCGCTGAGCGTCATCGGTCCCTTCGACGACGAGACCAGGTTCACCAGCGCCGTCGCCTGA